In the Nitrospinota bacterium genome, one interval contains:
- a CDS encoding NADP-dependent isocitrate dehydrogenase, whose protein sequence is MSEKPDIVYTIVDEAPELASGSFLPIIQAFTGVAGVEVGTMDISLAGRIISQFPDRLKPDQQQPDDLSLLGEMVLKPDAN, encoded by the coding sequence ATGTCAGAGAAGCCAGATATAGTATACACAATAGTTGATGAAGCGCCTGAGTTAGCGAGCGGATCCTTTCTACCCATCATCCAGGCGTTTACGGGAGTAGCGGGGGTAGAGGTTGGGACGATGGATATATCGCTTGCAGGAAGAATTATTTCGCAGTTTCCTGACCGATTGAAACCCGACCAGCAACAACCGGACGATCTTTCTCTTCTGGGTGAAATGGTATTGAAGCCGGATGCGAACAT
- a CDS encoding sodium:proton antiporter, with protein sequence MSTIGNSWVGYLALIGFFLAYLLVVFEEKIHLKKSKPVVFIGCLMWFFIGIYEAGHGGSDHAHEYIEELIAEIGELFFFLLVAMTYVNTLEERNVFRSLRSWLLRKGLGFRALYWSTGLITFFLSPLADNLTSALLMSTVALAVSNGNSKFIIPAFVNIVVAANAGGAWSPFGDITTLMVWTAGKVDTLQFSYLLIPSVINWIVPAVIIFPFVPKEKPDFSSDKIPMKEGAKTIIVLGILTVATAVCFHQFLHLPPFMGMMLGLGVLMFQGYYLQYLSKKINLSSSPKTEHHEEEPFDLFQNVARVEFDTLLFFFGILSAVGALQYMGYLALVSKSLYENIGPTWSNITVGVLSAIIDNIPIMFAVLKMDPAMGVDQWLLITLTAGVGGSLLSIGSAAGVAVMGVDRENYTFINHLKWSPAIAAGYAASIFSWWLVTAGLR encoded by the coding sequence ATGTCCACAATTGGTAATTCATGGGTTGGTTATTTAGCGCTGATTGGTTTTTTTCTGGCTTACTTGTTAGTTGTTTTTGAAGAAAAGATACATTTGAAAAAATCAAAACCCGTTGTTTTTATTGGGTGTTTGATGTGGTTTTTTATAGGAATTTATGAGGCGGGGCACGGTGGCAGTGATCATGCGCATGAATACATTGAGGAACTCATTGCAGAAATAGGAGAGTTGTTTTTCTTTTTATTAGTGGCGATGACCTATGTAAATACATTGGAAGAAAGAAATGTCTTTCGATCTCTTAGATCCTGGCTTTTACGAAAAGGCTTGGGGTTCAGGGCGTTATATTGGTCTACTGGTCTAATCACATTTTTTCTTTCTCCATTAGCGGATAACCTGACGAGTGCTTTACTGATGTCTACCGTTGCCCTTGCAGTGAGTAACGGAAACTCCAAATTTATCATTCCTGCTTTTGTGAATATTGTTGTTGCTGCAAATGCAGGCGGTGCCTGGAGTCCATTTGGAGATATCACAACTCTTATGGTTTGGACTGCTGGAAAAGTGGATACGTTGCAGTTTTCATATTTGTTAATTCCCTCGGTAATTAACTGGATTGTTCCTGCAGTCATCATTTTTCCTTTTGTTCCAAAAGAGAAGCCAGATTTTTCATCGGATAAAATTCCGATGAAAGAGGGCGCTAAAACGATCATTGTATTAGGAATATTGACGGTTGCCACTGCTGTTTGCTTTCACCAGTTTCTCCATTTGCCTCCATTTATGGGAATGATGCTGGGACTGGGAGTGCTTATGTTTCAGGGCTATTACCTGCAATATTTGAGTAAAAAAATTAATCTATCAAGTTCACCAAAAACTGAACATCACGAAGAAGAACCTTTTGACCTCTTTCAAAATGTTGCGAGAGTGGAATTTGATACTCTGCTGTTCTTCTTTGGCATACTTTCAGCTGTTGGTGCCTTGCAATACATGGGTTATCTAGCCCTTGTCAGTAAGAGTTTGTATGAAAATATTGGCCCTACTTGGTCAAATATCACTGTGGGAGTTCTATCCGCAATCATTGACAACATACCCATTATGTTTGCGGTATTGAAAATGGACCCTGCCATGGGTGTCGACCAATGGTTGTTGATAACTTTGACTGCAGGTGTGGGAGGCAGCTTATTGTCAATCGGTTCCGCAGCAGGGGTGGCGGTTATGGGGGTTGACCGGGAAAACTATACGTTCATCAATCACCTTAAATGGTCACCTGCAATTGCTGCAGGTTATGCTGCGAGTATATTTTCGTGGTGGCTGGTCACTGCCGGCCTCAGGTGA
- a CDS encoding LysR family transcriptional regulator, whose product MNWLNYHHLYYFWITAKEGSISNASVKLRVGQPTISTQIRNLEESLSQTLFLRKGRGLHLTEAGKVVLDYANQIFSLGNELMEVIKDETFSKRAHVQIGVLDSVPKSLVKSLVHYAQKIAPCVISVIEGEGDYLFRELQAHRIDLVISNFPPSVGDSKQYFSRLLAKIPITVFSTKKFQSLKRKFPKSLQDQPFIMPSLHSKLRHDLNHFFQINDISIDVVIETQDTSIQKLLGNEGMGLVPLPDFAGKELIKEGKLIKIGNLKGITEDFWLVSSPRKFSNPIAEILIKNFEWKF is encoded by the coding sequence ATGAACTGGTTAAACTATCACCATCTATATTACTTTTGGATCACCGCAAAAGAAGGAAGTATTAGTAACGCTTCAGTAAAACTTCGAGTCGGGCAGCCCACCATCAGCACTCAAATCAGGAATCTGGAAGAATCTCTGAGCCAAACACTGTTCCTGAGAAAAGGCCGAGGCCTCCATCTTACAGAAGCTGGCAAAGTGGTTCTAGATTATGCAAATCAAATATTCAGCCTGGGCAACGAACTTATGGAAGTGATTAAGGACGAAACTTTTTCAAAACGTGCTCATGTCCAAATCGGAGTTCTTGATAGTGTGCCCAAAAGTCTCGTGAAGTCACTGGTCCATTACGCCCAAAAAATTGCTCCATGTGTGATCTCGGTAATTGAAGGAGAGGGAGACTATCTGTTTAGAGAGCTCCAGGCCCACCGAATCGATTTGGTGATCTCAAACTTTCCCCCATCCGTAGGTGACTCGAAACAATACTTCTCCAGGCTCCTGGCAAAGATTCCCATCACAGTTTTTTCCACAAAAAAGTTTCAGTCCTTAAAACGGAAATTTCCGAAATCGCTTCAGGACCAGCCATTTATCATGCCTTCACTCCACAGCAAACTTCGGCATGATCTAAACCATTTTTTTCAAATCAATGATATTTCCATTGATGTGGTGATTGAAACACAGGACACCAGCATTCAAAAACTACTTGGAAACGAGGGGATGGGCTTGGTCCCGTTACCCGACTTTGCGGGAAAGGAACTTATTAAAGAGGGTAAGCTAATTAAAATTGGCAACCTGAAGGGCATCACAGAAGACTTCTGGTTGGTTTCGAGTCCCAGAAAGTTTTCAAACCCTATTGCGGAAATTTTAATAAAAAACTTTGAATGGAAGTTTTGA